In Herbaspirillum seropedicae, a single window of DNA contains:
- the aceB gene encoding malate synthase A: protein MTQLKLPTGMEISGDIKPGYENILTFEALSLVAKLSRAFEGRRQELLAARAERVKRLDAGERPDFLKETESIRTGDWKIAPIPEALKCRRVEITGPVERKMVINAFNSGADSYMTDFEDSNSPVWDNQISGQINLYDAIRRTISLESNGKSYKLNDKIATLVVRPRGWHLDEKHVTLDGKRISGGIFDFALFLFHNAKEQLARGAGPYFYLPKMESHLEARLWNDIFVMAQNEIGLPQGTIKATVLIETITAAFEMEEILYELREHSAGLNAGRWDYIFSCIKKFKNDKDFCLADRAKVTMTSPFMRAYALLLLKTCHKRGAPAIGGMSALIPIKNDPEKNAIAMQGIINDKRRDATDGYDGGWVAHPGLVEASMKEFVAVLGDKPNQFEKQRPDVDVKAADLLNFQPETPITEAGLRYNINVGIHYLGAWLAGNGCVPIHNLMEDAATAEISRAQVWQWIRSAKGNLEDGRKVTADMVRAMIPEELAKVKQVAGDGPTYDRAAKIFEEMSTSETFAEFLTLPLYEEI from the coding sequence ATGACGCAACTGAAGCTGCCCACCGGCATGGAAATCTCCGGCGACATCAAGCCGGGTTACGAGAACATCCTGACCTTTGAAGCCCTGTCGCTGGTCGCCAAGCTTTCGCGCGCCTTCGAAGGCCGTCGCCAGGAACTGCTGGCCGCCCGCGCCGAGCGCGTCAAGCGCCTGGACGCCGGCGAGCGCCCCGACTTCCTGAAGGAAACCGAATCCATCCGCACCGGCGACTGGAAGATCGCCCCCATCCCCGAAGCGCTGAAGTGCCGCCGCGTGGAAATCACCGGCCCGGTCGAGCGCAAGATGGTCATCAATGCCTTCAACTCGGGTGCGGACAGCTACATGACCGACTTCGAGGATTCCAACTCGCCGGTGTGGGATAACCAGATCAGCGGCCAGATCAACCTGTATGACGCGATCCGCCGCACCATCTCGCTGGAATCGAACGGCAAGAGCTACAAGCTCAACGACAAGATCGCCACCCTGGTGGTGCGCCCGCGTGGCTGGCACCTGGATGAGAAGCACGTGACCCTGGATGGCAAGCGTATCTCCGGCGGCATCTTCGACTTCGCCCTGTTCCTGTTCCACAACGCCAAGGAACAGCTGGCGCGCGGCGCTGGCCCGTACTTCTATCTGCCCAAGATGGAATCGCACCTGGAAGCCCGTCTGTGGAATGACATCTTCGTGATGGCGCAGAATGAAATCGGCCTGCCGCAAGGCACCATCAAGGCGACCGTGCTGATCGAAACCATCACCGCTGCCTTCGAGATGGAAGAGATCCTGTACGAGCTGCGCGAGCACAGCGCGGGCCTGAACGCTGGCCGTTGGGACTACATCTTCTCCTGCATCAAGAAGTTCAAGAACGACAAGGACTTCTGCCTGGCCGACCGCGCCAAGGTCACCATGACCTCGCCCTTCATGCGCGCCTACGCGCTGCTGCTGCTGAAGACCTGCCACAAGCGCGGCGCCCCGGCCATCGGCGGTATGAGCGCGCTGATCCCGATCAAGAACGATCCGGAAAAGAACGCCATCGCCATGCAAGGCATCATCAACGACAAGCGCCGTGATGCTACCGACGGCTACGATGGCGGTTGGGTCGCGCACCCGGGCCTGGTCGAGGCGTCCATGAAGGAATTCGTCGCCGTGCTGGGCGACAAGCCCAACCAGTTCGAGAAGCAGCGTCCGGACGTGGACGTGAAGGCCGCCGATCTGCTCAATTTCCAGCCGGAAACGCCGATCACCGAGGCTGGCCTGCGCTACAACATCAACGTCGGCATCCACTACCTGGGCGCCTGGCTGGCCGGCAATGGCTGCGTGCCCATCCACAACCTGATGGAAGACGCGGCCACCGCCGAGATCAGCCGTGCGCAGGTGTGGCAGTGGATCCGCAGCGCCAAGGGCAATCTGGAAGATGGCCGCAAGGTCACGGCCGACATGGTCCGTGCAATGATTCCGGAAGAGCTGGCCAAGGTGAAGCAAGTGGCAGGCGATGGCCCGACCTATGACCGCGCCGCCAAGATCTTCGAAGAGATGTCCACTTCCGAGACCTTTGCCGAATTCCTGACGCTGCCGCTGTACGAAGAAATCTGA
- a CDS encoding LysR family transcriptional regulator gives MDQFKQISTFAEVAARGSLSAAARAEGIAPAMIGRRLDALEERLGVKLLQRTTRKIVLTNEGAAFLEDCQRILADLEDAESAVSERSARASGQLLISAPAGFGRQHVAPLLPSFLAEHRDVTLTLNLNDRIADVIGEGIDVAIRIATLTDSNLVSVKLAENHRVIVAAPAYLRRHGTPQSPDELMRHNCLAMSSEGSQRGWTLRQSGKVSVYKVGGNMVCNDGEVLHNWALAGRGLAWRSMWEVGAAIEAGELVTVLDKFAAPAPSIYAVFAQRRHLPLRIRAFVDFLRHAYAQPDYWKKTG, from the coding sequence ATGGACCAGTTCAAGCAGATTTCGACCTTTGCCGAGGTAGCCGCCCGCGGCAGCCTCTCGGCGGCCGCCCGCGCCGAGGGCATCGCCCCGGCCATGATAGGCCGCCGACTGGACGCGCTGGAGGAACGCCTGGGCGTGAAGCTGTTGCAGCGGACCACCCGCAAGATCGTACTGACCAACGAGGGCGCGGCTTTCCTGGAAGACTGCCAGCGCATCCTGGCCGACCTGGAAGATGCCGAATCGGCCGTCTCCGAACGCAGCGCCCGCGCCAGCGGCCAGCTGCTGATCTCGGCCCCGGCCGGTTTCGGGCGTCAGCACGTGGCGCCGCTGCTGCCGTCCTTCCTCGCTGAACATCGGGATGTCACGCTCACGCTGAACCTGAACGATCGCATTGCCGACGTCATCGGTGAAGGCATCGACGTCGCCATCCGCATCGCCACGCTGACCGATTCCAACCTGGTGAGCGTGAAGCTGGCCGAGAATCATCGCGTCATCGTCGCCGCGCCCGCCTACCTGCGCCGTCATGGCACACCGCAAAGCCCTGATGAGCTGATGCGCCACAACTGCCTGGCCATGAGCAGCGAAGGCAGCCAACGCGGCTGGACGCTCAGGCAATCGGGCAAGGTCAGTGTCTACAAGGTGGGCGGCAACATGGTCTGCAATGATGGTGAAGTGCTGCACAACTGGGCGCTGGCCGGGCGCGGCCTGGCGTGGCGATCGATGTGGGAAGTCGGCGCGGCCATCGAGGCCGGGGAACTGGTGACGGTGCTGGACAAGTTCGCCGCCCCCGCCCCTTCCATCTACGCGGTGTTTGCGCAGCGGCGGCACCTGCCGCTGCGCATCAGGGCTTTCGTGGATTTCCTCCGGCATGCGTATGCGCAGCCGGATTATTGGAAGAAAACCGGCTGA
- a CDS encoding serine hydrolase domain-containing protein encodes MSVRMLLASAWLATSAAAALAAPDEQVLGREAGYPAGANLQQAYQQPYLVGSFSAMDSIAPSCRQAPAAQPVPLPAADPETTIHYRYRNGSWTLDDYMAHQRATAVVVVKDGRIVAQRFNYGRTPQMRMLSNSMAKTVVALGILKALELGKIASLDDHAEDYVPALKGTLYGRTQLVNLLRMASGARFTEDYTSNDDRAIFVRKLRREGTLAAVQSISERAAPEGERFNYAGAQTSVLGLVLQAATGQDMCQWIGEQIWQPMGAAAEATWLLNPVDQQALAQGGFNATVYDYARLGMLLANDGVANGQQVIAREHVLAMTDPARQPPAFRPGVMLDSHGRTYFGYGYQVWIMPGSHRRFALLGIYGQAVFVDPELKLVMVHTGVGRDAAGDASGTHFGQERDALWRGVVAAYGSW; translated from the coding sequence ATGTCCGTGCGCATGCTGCTGGCCAGCGCATGGCTGGCCACGTCTGCCGCAGCGGCGCTGGCGGCGCCGGATGAGCAAGTGCTGGGACGCGAGGCCGGTTATCCGGCGGGGGCCAATCTCCAGCAGGCCTATCAGCAGCCTTATCTGGTGGGTTCCTTCAGCGCGATGGACAGTATCGCGCCGTCCTGCCGACAAGCGCCGGCAGCACAGCCGGTGCCGCTACCGGCGGCGGATCCGGAAACCACGATCCATTACCGTTATCGCAATGGCAGCTGGACGCTGGACGATTACATGGCGCACCAGCGCGCCACGGCCGTGGTGGTGGTCAAGGATGGCCGCATCGTGGCGCAGCGCTTCAACTACGGGCGCACGCCGCAGATGCGCATGCTCTCCAATTCCATGGCCAAGACGGTAGTGGCGCTGGGCATCCTCAAGGCGCTGGAGCTGGGCAAGATTGCCTCGCTGGACGACCACGCCGAAGACTATGTGCCCGCCCTCAAGGGGACGCTGTACGGCCGAACCCAGCTGGTGAACCTGTTGCGCATGGCCTCTGGCGCGCGTTTCACCGAAGACTATACCTCCAACGATGACCGCGCCATCTTCGTGCGCAAGCTGCGTCGCGAAGGTACGCTGGCGGCCGTGCAAAGCATCAGCGAACGGGCTGCGCCCGAAGGCGAACGCTTCAATTACGCCGGCGCCCAGACTTCGGTACTGGGCCTGGTATTGCAGGCCGCTACCGGCCAGGATATGTGCCAGTGGATAGGCGAGCAGATCTGGCAGCCCATGGGCGCCGCCGCCGAGGCGACCTGGCTGCTCAATCCAGTGGACCAGCAGGCGCTGGCGCAGGGCGGTTTCAACGCCACCGTCTACGACTATGCCCGCCTGGGCATGTTGCTGGCTAATGACGGCGTTGCCAACGGCCAGCAGGTGATTGCTCGCGAGCATGTGCTGGCGATGACGGATCCCGCGCGGCAGCCGCCGGCTTTCCGGCCCGGTGTCATGCTGGACAGCCATGGTCGTACCTATTTTGGTTATGGCTATCAGGTCTGGATCATGCCCGGCAGCCATCGGCGTTTTGCCTTGCTGGGCATCTATGGGCAGGCCGTGTTCGTCGATCCTGAACTCAAGCTGGTGATGGTGCATACCGGCGTGGGCAGGGATGCCGCCGGTGACGCCAGCGGCACCCACTTCGGGCAGGAACGCGATGCGCTCTGGCGTGGGGTGGTGGCTGCCTATGGGAGCTGGTAG
- a CDS encoding methyl-accepting chemotaxis protein has translation MNIIGNMNIGRRLTLGFALILTFSIIIAGIGLWRLDHVAQATREMMAEPLKTERLMADWYTNLVAGIRRTIAIAKSSDPALGPYFAAEVAASSKSSGEYQKQVEALLSTPEEKALFQKIGELRKLYLSSRDEINKAKAAGNTEEAMRILDQVFVPNATAYQDTMRKLVDFQRKEMDDTAREIDAIAAKSRTLILVLEGLILLLGIVFARYLTLGITKPLHRAVDVSRCVAEGDLSSEIAVTSRDETGQLLQSLKDMNQSLRGIVSNVRSGTDTISTASSEIAAGNLDLSSRTEQQASSLAETASAMEELISTVRQNADNARQASQLANSASAVAEQGGGVVSQVVDTMGAINASSRKIVDIISVIDGIAFQTNILALNAAVEAARAGEQGRGFAVVASEVRTLAQRSASAAKEIKELINDSVGKVDDGSRLVEQAGNTMQEVVSSVRRVTDIVAEISAASTEQTHGIEQINLAITQMDQVTQQNAALVEEAAAAAASMQTQAGRLMQMVSVFRLSEREPLVRREIDVTPSSPVLPQ, from the coding sequence ATGAACATCATCGGAAACATGAACATCGGCAGACGCCTGACGCTAGGCTTTGCACTCATTCTCACTTTTTCCATCATCATCGCCGGTATCGGCCTGTGGCGACTGGACCATGTCGCCCAAGCCACCCGCGAGATGATGGCCGAACCGCTCAAGACCGAGCGCCTCATGGCCGACTGGTACACCAACCTGGTGGCCGGCATCCGCCGCACCATCGCCATCGCCAAGAGCAGCGATCCGGCGCTGGGACCGTATTTCGCCGCCGAAGTAGCGGCCTCGTCCAAGAGCTCGGGCGAGTACCAGAAGCAGGTCGAAGCCTTGCTGAGCACGCCCGAAGAAAAGGCGCTGTTCCAGAAGATCGGCGAGTTGCGCAAGCTCTACCTGTCCTCGCGCGACGAGATCAACAAGGCCAAGGCCGCCGGCAACACCGAAGAAGCCATGCGCATCCTCGACCAGGTCTTCGTTCCCAATGCCACCGCCTACCAGGACACCATGCGCAAGCTGGTCGACTTCCAGCGCAAGGAGATGGATGACACCGCCCGGGAAATCGACGCCATCGCCGCCAAGAGCCGCACCCTGATCCTGGTGCTGGAAGGGCTGATCCTGCTGCTGGGCATCGTCTTTGCGCGCTACCTGACGCTGGGCATCACCAAGCCGCTGCACCGGGCAGTGGACGTCTCGCGTTGCGTGGCCGAGGGCGACCTCTCCAGCGAGATCGCGGTGACCAGCCGCGACGAGACCGGCCAACTGCTGCAATCGCTCAAGGACATGAACCAGAGCCTGCGCGGCATCGTCAGCAATGTGCGCAGCGGCACCGATACCATCAGCACGGCGTCCTCGGAGATCGCCGCGGGCAACCTCGATCTGTCCTCGCGCACCGAGCAGCAGGCCAGTTCGCTGGCAGAGACGGCCTCGGCAATGGAAGAACTGATTTCCACCGTGCGCCAGAACGCCGACAACGCCCGCCAGGCCAGCCAGCTGGCCAACTCCGCCTCGGCCGTGGCCGAGCAGGGCGGCGGCGTAGTCAGCCAGGTGGTCGATACCATGGGAGCAATCAATGCGTCTTCGCGCAAGATCGTCGACATCATCAGCGTCATTGACGGCATTGCCTTCCAGACCAATATCCTGGCGCTGAACGCCGCCGTCGAGGCAGCCCGTGCCGGGGAGCAGGGCCGCGGCTTTGCCGTGGTGGCCTCCGAGGTGCGCACGCTGGCCCAACGTTCGGCCTCAGCCGCCAAGGAAATCAAGGAACTGATCAACGATTCAGTGGGGAAGGTCGACGATGGCAGCCGGCTGGTGGAGCAGGCCGGCAACACCATGCAGGAAGTGGTCAGCAGCGTGCGCCGCGTGACCGACATCGTGGCCGAGATCAGCGCAGCCAGCACCGAGCAGACCCATGGCATCGAGCAGATCAATCTGGCCATCACCCAGATGGACCAGGTCACCCAGCAGAATGCAGCGCTGGTCGAAGAGGCCGCCGCCGCAGCGGCTTCCATGCAGACCCAGGCCGGCAGGCTCATGCAGATGGTCAGCGTATTCCGCCTCAGCGAGCGCGAGCCGCTGGTGCGGCGCGAAATCGACGTGACGCCATCGAGCCCGGTCCTGCCGCAGTGA
- a CDS encoding PLP-dependent aminotransferase family protein has product MAEASTTLTSTLVQLIRRQIAEGVYAPGSRLPSIREMAARHGCAKNTIVNVFDELTALGLAEPRRGAGFFVCVAPPRPKEDEEGNLSRAMDVVWLMREQLKHDPGQLRLGDGFPPVEWLHDVRLDKFHQKVVRTGIGALFGYGSRFGYLPLRQHLVHKLAQHGIEAGTGQIVLTHGANQALDIVIRHFIRPGDRVLVDEPGYYMLYGKLKLSGARIIGIPRLPDGPDVAVLERELHRPGKPPLFFTQSLAHNPTASDTSPHKAHRILQLADRYQAIIVENDAFADFKPATAPRIATLDQLRRTVYVGSFSKSVSAALRVGFIACHRDLASDLADIKMLVHMSSSEYCERTLDVILSDGHFSRHTARLRERLAQATEQARAQLEGLGAELFCAPQQAMYLWARFPWFEDAKRLAQRLMQRQIVLAPGSIFHVDTEQTQPWSRFNVGLLADARFADAMMDIRAAQERQATR; this is encoded by the coding sequence ATGGCCGAGGCCAGCACCACGCTCACCAGCACGCTGGTGCAACTGATCCGCCGACAGATTGCCGAGGGCGTCTATGCCCCCGGCAGCCGCTTGCCATCGATCCGCGAGATGGCCGCGCGCCATGGCTGCGCCAAGAACACCATCGTCAATGTCTTCGATGAACTCACGGCCCTAGGACTGGCCGAGCCGCGCCGAGGCGCGGGCTTCTTCGTCTGCGTCGCCCCGCCGCGTCCCAAGGAAGATGAGGAGGGCAACCTGAGCCGCGCCATGGACGTGGTCTGGCTCATGCGCGAGCAGTTGAAGCACGACCCCGGGCAGTTGCGCCTGGGCGATGGTTTTCCGCCGGTGGAGTGGCTGCACGATGTGCGGCTGGACAAGTTCCACCAGAAGGTGGTGCGCACCGGCATCGGCGCGCTGTTTGGCTATGGCAGCCGGTTCGGCTACCTGCCGCTGCGCCAGCACCTGGTCCACAAGCTGGCCCAGCACGGCATCGAGGCCGGCACCGGGCAGATCGTGCTGACCCATGGCGCCAACCAGGCGCTGGACATCGTGATCCGGCATTTCATCCGGCCCGGTGACCGGGTGCTGGTCGACGAGCCGGGCTATTACATGCTCTACGGGAAGCTCAAGCTTTCCGGCGCGCGCATCATCGGCATCCCGCGCCTGCCCGATGGCCCTGACGTGGCGGTGCTGGAGCGCGAGCTGCACAGGCCCGGCAAGCCGCCGCTGTTCTTCACCCAGTCGCTGGCGCACAATCCCACCGCCTCCGACACCTCGCCCCACAAGGCTCACCGCATCCTGCAACTGGCCGACCGTTATCAGGCCATCATCGTCGAGAACGATGCCTTTGCCGATTTCAAGCCCGCCACCGCACCACGCATCGCCACCCTGGACCAGTTGCGCCGCACTGTCTACGTCGGCAGCTTTTCCAAGTCGGTCTCGGCCGCGTTGCGGGTGGGCTTCATCGCCTGTCACCGTGACCTGGCCAGCGACCTGGCCGACATCAAGATGCTGGTCCACATGAGCAGCTCCGAGTATTGCGAGCGCACCCTGGACGTGATTCTCTCGGACGGCCATTTCAGCCGCCACACCGCACGCCTGCGCGAACGCCTGGCCCAGGCCACCGAACAGGCGCGCGCCCAGCTGGAAGGGCTGGGCGCCGAACTGTTCTGCGCGCCCCAGCAGGCCATGTACCTGTGGGCCAGGTTTCCCTGGTTCGAGGACGCCAAGCGGCTCGCGCAGCGGTTGATGCAGCGCCAGATCGTGCTGGCGCCGGGCAGCATCTTCCATGTCGATACCGAACAGACCCAGCCCTGGTCGCGCTTCAATGTGGGCCTGCTGGCCGATGCCCGCTTTGCTGACGCGATGATGGACATTCGTGCAGCGCAGGAGCGCCAGGCCACCCGCTGA
- a CDS encoding hydroxymethylglutaryl-CoA reductase, degradative, whose protein sequence is MVHACYPACALSTLIRRDERMSQDVHAGATPDSRLPGFRTYTPAQRLAEVGRLAQLDQAEQALLGQPGALPLGTADGMIENVVGSFQLPLGVAGYFQLNGRDVLVPMAVEEPSVVAAASFMAKLVRTCGGFQTSSSLPLMRAQIQLTGISDPHGARLAILKERQAIIDIANSRDQLLQQLGGGCRDIEVQVFPDTRRGAMVVTHLIVDVRDAMGANTVNTMAEAVASHIERVTGGKVRLRILSNLADLRLARARVKVSADVLSTAQYRGEEVINGIVDAYELAAVDPYRAATHNKGIMNGIDPVIVATGNDWRAVEAGAHAYACRHGRYTSLTHWEIAADGDLVGTLEIPMPVGLVGGATKTHPAARVALKILGVQSAQALAEVAVAVGLAQNMAALRALATEGIQRGHMALHARNIALAAGAEASEMDWLVQQMVARHDVRVDYAKALLAERRRG, encoded by the coding sequence ATGGTACACGCTTGCTATCCTGCCTGCGCCCTATCCACCCTGATTCGGAGAGACGAGCGCATGTCCCAAGATGTCCACGCTGGCGCCACGCCAGATTCCCGCCTGCCGGGCTTTCGTACCTACACCCCCGCCCAGCGCCTGGCCGAAGTCGGCCGCCTGGCCCAGCTCGACCAGGCCGAGCAAGCCCTGCTGGGGCAGCCCGGCGCACTACCCCTGGGCACCGCCGACGGCATGATCGAGAACGTGGTGGGCAGTTTCCAGCTACCGCTGGGCGTGGCCGGGTATTTCCAGTTGAACGGGCGCGACGTGCTGGTCCCCATGGCGGTCGAAGAGCCCTCCGTGGTTGCCGCCGCGTCCTTCATGGCCAAGCTGGTGCGCACCTGCGGCGGCTTCCAGACCTCCAGCAGCCTGCCCCTCATGCGCGCCCAGATCCAGCTGACCGGCATCAGCGATCCGCACGGTGCGCGCCTGGCCATCCTCAAGGAAAGGCAGGCCATCATCGACATCGCCAATAGTCGCGACCAGTTGCTCCAGCAGCTGGGTGGCGGTTGCCGCGACATCGAGGTGCAGGTCTTTCCCGACACCCGACGCGGCGCCATGGTGGTGACCCACCTGATCGTGGATGTGCGCGACGCCATGGGCGCCAATACCGTCAACACCATGGCCGAGGCAGTGGCCAGTCATATCGAACGGGTCACCGGCGGCAAGGTGCGCCTGCGCATCCTCTCCAACCTGGCCGACCTGCGGCTGGCGCGGGCCCGCGTGAAGGTCTCGGCCGACGTGCTGAGCACCGCGCAGTACCGTGGCGAGGAAGTCATCAACGGCATCGTGGACGCCTATGAACTGGCCGCCGTCGATCCCTATCGCGCCGCCACCCATAACAAGGGCATCATGAACGGCATCGATCCGGTCATCGTTGCCACCGGCAATGACTGGCGCGCGGTGGAAGCCGGGGCGCATGCCTATGCCTGCCGCCACGGGCGCTATACCTCGCTGACCCACTGGGAGATCGCCGCCGACGGCGACCTGGTGGGCACGCTGGAAATTCCCATGCCGGTAGGCCTGGTGGGCGGCGCCACCAAGACCCATCCCGCTGCACGGGTGGCGCTGAAGATCCTGGGGGTGCAGTCGGCCCAGGCGCTGGCGGAGGTGGCCGTGGCGGTGGGCCTGGCGCAGAACATGGCGGCCCTGCGCGCGCTGGCTACCGAAGGGATACAACGCGGCCACATGGCCCTGCATGCGCGCAACATTGCACTGGCGGCCGGCGCCGAGGCCAGCGAGATGGACTGGCTGGTGCAGCAGATGGTCGCGCGCCATGACGTGCGGGTGGATTACGCCAAGGCGCTGCTGGCCGAGCGTCGGCGCGGCTGA
- a CDS encoding ABC transporter substrate-binding protein: MSTSTPLRRLAAACAIAGIFSGAALAQVSNDAVRIGFITDMSGPYADTDGLGGLEAIRMAVADFGGTVLGKPIEVISADHQNKADIAATRAREWADERGLDMLIGGVNSATALSMNKVMAEKKRVYINIGAGTARLTNEECTPYTVHYEYDTVALAKGTASAVIKQGGKSWFFLVADYAFGHSLANDTSAVVKASGGTVVGSIKHPPQSSDLSSFLLQAQASKAQILGLANAGEDTVNSIKAAKEFGVTKTMKLVGLLMVINDIHALGLANAEGLMMTDSWYWDKDEPSRKFAERFFQKMKKMPSTHQAAAYSATTTYLKAVQAIGTDDSTKVMAQLKKTRIDDFYNKGSIRADGRNIHDMYLYQVKSPAESKKPWDYLKLLETIPGEQAFTSVADSKCSLLKQ, translated from the coding sequence ATGAGCACATCGACCCCGCTGCGCCGCCTGGCGGCAGCCTGCGCCATCGCAGGTATTTTTTCGGGAGCGGCGCTGGCCCAGGTATCCAATGACGCGGTGCGCATCGGCTTCATCACCGACATGTCCGGCCCCTATGCCGACACCGACGGCCTGGGTGGCCTGGAAGCCATCCGTATGGCGGTGGCCGACTTCGGCGGCACGGTGCTGGGCAAACCCATCGAGGTGATCTCGGCCGACCACCAGAACAAGGCCGACATCGCCGCCACCCGGGCCCGCGAATGGGCTGACGAGCGCGGGCTGGACATGTTGATCGGCGGCGTCAATTCGGCCACGGCCCTGTCGATGAACAAGGTCATGGCCGAGAAGAAGCGCGTCTACATCAACATCGGCGCGGGTACCGCGCGGCTGACCAATGAAGAGTGCACGCCCTACACCGTGCATTATGAATACGACACCGTGGCCCTGGCCAAGGGGACGGCCAGTGCGGTGATCAAGCAGGGTGGCAAGTCCTGGTTCTTCCTGGTGGCCGACTATGCCTTCGGCCATTCGCTGGCCAACGATACCAGCGCCGTGGTCAAGGCCAGCGGCGGCACGGTAGTGGGCTCGATCAAGCATCCGCCGCAATCCTCGGACCTGTCGTCCTTCCTGCTGCAGGCGCAGGCGTCCAAGGCGCAGATCCTGGGACTGGCCAATGCCGGGGAAGACACGGTCAATTCGATCAAGGCCGCCAAGGAATTCGGCGTGACCAAGACCATGAAGCTGGTGGGCCTGCTGATGGTGATCAACGACATCCACGCGCTGGGCCTGGCCAATGCCGAGGGCCTGATGATGACCGACAGCTGGTACTGGGACAAGGACGAGCCTTCGCGCAAGTTCGCCGAGCGCTTCTTCCAGAAGATGAAGAAGATGCCCAGCACCCACCAGGCGGCGGCCTATTCGGCCACCACCACCTATCTGAAGGCAGTGCAGGCCATCGGCACCGATGATTCCACCAAGGTGATGGCGCAGTTGAAGAAGACCCGTATCGATGACTTCTACAACAAAGGCTCTATCCGCGCCGATGGCCGCAACATCCACGACATGTACCTCTACCAGGTGAAGTCGCCGGCCGAATCGAAGAAACCCTGGGATTACCTGAAATTGCTGGAAACCATCCCAGGTGAACAAGCCTTCACCAGCGTGGCGGATTCCAAATGTAGCCTGCTCAAGCAATAA
- a CDS encoding MFS transporter, giving the protein MNHPATPSLSPPVQGFTPYQKIVTGLLAFLQFAVILDFMLMSPLGALIMPSMQITPQQFGLVVSAYAFSAGASGLLTAGFADRFDRKRLLLFFYGGFVLGTVWCGLAQSFESLLLARIVTGLFGGVIGSITLAIATDLFAPHLRGRVMGVIQTSFAASQVLGIPIGLYLSNRWNWHVPFLAMAALGLAGGLVVLVRMQPVDGHLTLKQEHSAWMHLYHTLAEPRYLTAFATTALLMTGGFMLMPFSSAYLVGNLGIDMAHLPTIYLVTGLCTIAFGPLIGRAADKLGKLRVFLFGAVLSIIMVLIYTHLGRVTVPMIVAVNAVLFLGIFSRMIPFQALVSSVPAATQRGSFNAISASIQQLSGGVASVIAGHIVTLAPDGRLGHFDIVGFVIVGTTLLASVLVWRLHRDLQARESAAATPA; this is encoded by the coding sequence TTGAATCATCCCGCCACACCCAGCCTCTCGCCGCCCGTCCAGGGATTTACCCCCTACCAGAAAATCGTCACCGGCCTGCTGGCCTTCCTGCAATTTGCGGTCATTCTCGACTTCATGCTGATGTCGCCGCTGGGCGCGCTGATCATGCCGTCCATGCAGATCACGCCGCAGCAGTTCGGGCTGGTGGTGTCCGCCTACGCTTTCAGCGCCGGGGCATCGGGCTTGCTGACGGCGGGCTTTGCCGACCGTTTCGATCGCAAGCGGCTACTGCTGTTCTTCTATGGCGGCTTCGTGCTGGGCACCGTCTGGTGCGGCCTGGCGCAGAGTTTCGAGAGCCTGCTGTTGGCGCGCATCGTCACCGGGCTCTTCGGTGGGGTGATCGGCTCCATCACGCTGGCCATCGCCACCGACCTGTTCGCGCCACATCTGCGCGGTCGCGTCATGGGCGTGATCCAGACCTCGTTTGCGGCCAGTCAGGTGCTGGGCATTCCGATCGGACTCTATCTGTCGAACCGCTGGAACTGGCACGTTCCCTTCCTGGCCATGGCGGCGCTGGGTCTGGCCGGCGGACTGGTGGTGCTGGTGCGCATGCAGCCGGTGGATGGCCACCTCACGCTCAAGCAGGAGCACAGCGCCTGGATGCACCTGTATCACACGCTGGCCGAACCGCGCTACCTGACCGCCTTCGCCACGACGGCCCTGCTGATGACGGGCGGGTTCATGCTCATGCCCTTCAGCAGCGCCTACCTGGTGGGCAACCTGGGCATCGACATGGCGCACCTGCCGACGATCTACCTCGTCACCGGACTGTGCACCATCGCTTTCGGCCCGCTCATTGGTCGCGCCGCTGACAAGCTGGGCAAGCTGCGTGTCTTCCTCTTCGGCGCGGTGCTCTCGATCATCATGGTGCTGATCTACACCCACCTGGGACGGGTGACCGTACCCATGATCGTGGCGGTCAATGCGGTGCTGTTCCTGGGGATTTTCTCGCGCATGATTCCCTTCCAGGCGCTGGTGTCTTCGGTGCCGGCGGCCACCCAGCGCGGCTCCTTCAACGCCATCAGCGCATCCATCCAGCAGCTCTCCGGCGGGGTGGCGTCGGTCATTGCAGGCCATATCGTCACGCTGGCGCCCGATGGGCGGCTGGGGCATTTCGATATCGTCGGCTTTGTCATTGTCGGCACGACCTTGCTGGCGTCGGTGCTGGTGTGGCGGCTGCACCGCGACCTCCAGGCGCGGGAAAGCGCAGCCGCAACGCCAGCCTAG